One part of the Chryseobacterium sp. 7 genome encodes these proteins:
- a CDS encoding leucine-rich repeat domain-containing protein, with the protein MKKLFLFISILSISHIKAQIDPVKYPTFTNIEEALNSKKAVYSMSFREKGLFNIPPQIVKLDSLFFLNIMANKLEKMDQELFELKQLEILNVNENSIKYIPDEVSNLKKLTTFSMNLNSLTSINPNLAKLQSLKVVHFDANNLNTFPEALMEIPSLEEINLQGNQISFIADKLDRIKNLKFLNLSDNQINDLGNLSFPENLKYLELQQNAITKLPENLFKSKNLEFLNVSGNNITEISPKVKGLKNIVSMNLANNNLKDIPVEIKQLKNLKTLILTGNPIEKSTIENLKTLLPETQIYF; encoded by the coding sequence ATGAAAAAGCTGTTCTTATTCATTTCCATTCTTTCAATCTCTCATATCAAAGCTCAGATTGATCCGGTGAAATATCCCACTTTTACTAATATTGAAGAAGCCTTAAACAGTAAAAAAGCCGTCTACAGTATGAGTTTCAGAGAGAAAGGGCTATTTAATATTCCTCCTCAGATCGTGAAACTGGATTCACTGTTCTTTTTGAATATCATGGCCAATAAGTTGGAGAAAATGGATCAGGAACTCTTTGAATTAAAACAACTGGAAATTTTAAACGTTAATGAAAACAGCATTAAATATATTCCTGATGAGGTAAGTAATCTTAAGAAACTGACCACTTTTTCAATGAATCTGAATAGTCTTACAAGCATTAATCCTAATCTTGCAAAGCTTCAGAGCCTGAAAGTAGTCCATTTTGATGCCAATAACCTGAATACTTTTCCTGAAGCCCTCATGGAAATTCCGTCACTGGAAGAAATTAATCTTCAGGGAAACCAGATCAGCTTTATTGCAGACAAACTAGATCGCATCAAAAACCTGAAATTTCTGAACCTTTCAGATAATCAGATCAACGACCTTGGAAACTTGTCTTTTCCTGAAAATTTAAAATATCTGGAATTACAGCAGAATGCCATCACAAAACTTCCCGAAAACCTTTTCAAATCAAAAAATCTTGAGTTTTTGAATGTAAGTGGAAATAATATCACAGAAATATCACCCAAAGTAAAAGGGTTGAAAAATATCGTCAGCATGAATCTGGCCAACAATAATCTGAAAGATATTCCTGTAGAAATCAAACAGCTGAAAAACCTCAAAACATTGATTCTTACAGGAAATCCTATAGAAAAATCTACCATTGAAAATTTAAAAACCTTACTGCCGGAAACCCAGATCTATTTCTAG
- a CDS encoding translation initiation factor produces MDLRDQLKNLFPDHDEQDFEMPEEQFKQKEPLVCKFEKKGRNGKPVTIVEGWEGSEEDLKKISKKIKTTLGIGGSEKDGTIIIQGDNRDKIMNILKEMGYKTKRVGG; encoded by the coding sequence ATGGATTTACGAGATCAATTGAAGAATCTTTTTCCTGATCATGACGAGCAGGATTTTGAGATGCCTGAAGAGCAATTCAAGCAGAAAGAGCCTTTGGTATGCAAATTTGAGAAAAAAGGAAGAAACGGTAAGCCTGTAACAATAGTTGAAGGTTGGGAAGGCAGTGAAGAGGATCTTAAAAAAATCTCAAAGAAAATAAAAACCACCCTGGGTATAGGCGGTTCTGAGAAGGATGGAACGATTATCATTCAGGGGGATAACCGTGATAAAATAATGAATATCCTTAAAGAAATGGGATATAAAACCAAACGGGTTGGCGGATAG